A genome region from Streptomyces sp. NBC_01296 includes the following:
- a CDS encoding serine/threonine-protein kinase, translating into MTDDDRIIGERYQLASILGQGGMGQVWTAYDQRLDRRVAVKLLRPDKVAGPGSVADELRRRFVRECRVTAQVDHPGLVTVHDAGSDGDELFLVMGYVEGTDLADHLAQHDPYPWPWAVAVVAQLCGVLSAVHAVPIVHRDLKPRNVMIRPDGTVLVLDLGVASVMDTDTTRLTSTGTPIGSPAYMAPEQAMGGAVGPHTDLYALGVLLYELLSGNVPFAGSTALGVLHRHLYEPPVPVRRMRPEIPHQLEAVLLHLLAKDPQDRPASAQHVYEALASLLPKEGTPAGTLDPTRPFLRPHAPWPDRASTIPPQPTVPPTPPRKPDIPAAVDEARSLLDEGRLTQAVDILGGILPAAEAEHGEHSPVVRSLRKQYAATLMDDGQYRRALPELRRLADEFPAGDPQSLRFRYDAAQCLEQLGAPGAALAEYRSLLPLFENHYANPDPGLPLEVRRRIAQLLLSMGDRPAAHDTLARLLFDAERVHGPAHPFSTEVRRTLHWLSQVR; encoded by the coding sequence GTGACGGACGACGACCGGATCATCGGCGAGCGCTACCAGCTCGCCTCGATCCTCGGACAGGGCGGCATGGGCCAGGTCTGGACGGCGTACGACCAGCGGCTGGACCGCCGCGTCGCCGTCAAGCTGCTGCGCCCCGACAAGGTGGCCGGCCCCGGCTCCGTCGCCGACGAGCTGCGCCGCCGCTTCGTGCGCGAATGCCGGGTCACGGCCCAGGTGGACCACCCGGGCCTGGTCACCGTCCACGACGCGGGCAGTGACGGCGACGAGCTGTTCCTCGTCATGGGCTACGTCGAGGGCACCGACCTCGCCGACCACCTCGCCCAGCACGACCCGTACCCCTGGCCGTGGGCGGTCGCCGTGGTCGCGCAGCTGTGCGGCGTGCTGTCGGCCGTGCACGCGGTGCCGATCGTGCACCGCGACCTGAAGCCGCGCAACGTGATGATCCGCCCGGACGGCACCGTGCTGGTCCTCGACCTCGGTGTCGCCTCGGTGATGGACACCGACACCACCCGCCTCACCAGCACCGGCACCCCGATCGGCAGCCCGGCGTACATGGCGCCCGAGCAGGCGATGGGCGGCGCGGTGGGCCCCCACACCGACCTCTACGCGCTCGGCGTGCTGCTGTACGAACTCCTCAGCGGCAACGTCCCGTTCGCCGGGTCCACCGCACTCGGCGTACTGCACCGCCACCTGTACGAGCCGCCGGTCCCGGTCCGCAGGATGCGCCCCGAGATCCCGCACCAGCTCGAGGCGGTCCTGCTCCACCTGCTCGCGAAGGACCCGCAGGACCGGCCCGCCTCCGCACAGCACGTGTACGAGGCCCTCGCGTCGCTGCTGCCCAAGGAGGGCACGCCGGCGGGCACGCTCGACCCGACCCGCCCCTTCCTGCGCCCCCACGCCCCCTGGCCGGACCGCGCCTCCACCATCCCGCCGCAGCCGACCGTCCCGCCGACGCCGCCCCGCAAGCCGGACATCCCGGCCGCGGTGGACGAGGCCCGCAGCCTCCTGGACGAGGGCCGCCTCACCCAGGCCGTGGACATCCTCGGCGGGATCCTCCCGGCCGCGGAGGCCGAGCACGGCGAGCACTCACCGGTGGTCCGCTCGCTGCGCAAGCAGTACGCCGCCACGCTGATGGACGACGGCCAGTACCGCCGAGCCCTGCCCGAACTGCGCCGCCTCGCCGACGAGTTCCCGGCCGGCGACCCGCAGTCCCTGCGGTTCCGCTACGACGCGGCCCAGTGCCTGGAGCAGCTCGGCGCCCCCGGGGCCGCCCTGGCCGAATACCGCTCCCTGCTCCCGCTGTTCGAGAACCACTACGCCAACCCGGACCCCGGCCTCCCGTTGGAGGTCCGCCGCCGGATAGCCCAGCTGCTGCTCTCCATGGGCGACCGCCCCGCGGCCCACGACACCCTGGCCCGCCTCCTGTTCGACGCGGAGCGCGTCCACGGCCCGGCGCACCCCTTCTCGACCGAGGTCCGCCGCACCCTGCACTGGCTCAGCCAGGTCCGCTGA
- a CDS encoding SurA N-terminal domain-containing protein, whose protein sequence is MHRRTALSVSAALLAAAPLLSACSGQARPGTAAVVGGERITTSALQAQVGDVRAAQNESGPTAAQLIQASPGLERVKLNKMIQTVVLERAAKEAGVSVGEKEVQDFRTAQLEKAGGSEKLAAAALEQAQLAPGQLDADARFKLLRDKLFDHYGSQDKAVEKLASAAKALHIEVNPRYGVWDAQQIVLGDQDTPWIVQRTRPEQAPAGA, encoded by the coding sequence TTGCACCGTCGCACAGCGCTCTCCGTCTCCGCCGCCCTGCTCGCGGCGGCCCCCCTGCTGTCCGCCTGCTCGGGTCAGGCCCGCCCCGGCACCGCGGCCGTCGTCGGCGGCGAACGGATCACCACCTCCGCGCTCCAGGCCCAGGTGGGCGACGTCCGCGCGGCGCAGAACGAGTCCGGGCCGACCGCCGCGCAGCTCATCCAGGCCTCGCCCGGCCTGGAGCGCGTCAAGCTCAACAAGATGATCCAGACCGTCGTCCTGGAACGCGCCGCGAAGGAGGCGGGCGTGAGCGTCGGCGAGAAGGAGGTCCAGGACTTCCGCACGGCCCAGCTGGAGAAGGCCGGCGGCAGCGAGAAGCTGGCCGCGGCCGCCCTCGAGCAGGCCCAGCTGGCGCCCGGCCAGCTCGATGCCGACGCCCGCTTCAAGCTGCTGCGCGACAAGCTCTTCGACCACTACGGCAGCCAGGACAAGGCCGTCGAGAAGCTCGCTTCCGCCGCGAAGGCGCTGCACATCGAGGTGAACCCGCGCTACGGCGTCTGGGACGCGCAGCAGATCGTGCTCGGCGACCAGGACACCCCCTGGATCGTCCAGCGGACCCGGCCCGAGCAGGCCCCCGCCGGAGCCTGA
- a CDS encoding YfhO family protein yields MSTPHRSPRRRSLHGSALAALITVVAVCAGDAAARVFPYGHRHRSINDLGNQFVPFHAHLWDLLHGRAQGGLLLNWQSGYGTSFLPDFGTYLSSPFAVLVGLFPREDIDLAVYVVTVLKMAAAAAAMAWLLRTLRRGPWWAAGLLAASYALCGWSVIEASYNPMWLDGLIAFPLLCLTGEWALRGRRPAVAVLVVAVCWTANFYTAYMATLGAALVLLLRVVLTRQGVRERLRVLVRGAGTTLLGIAVSAPVLVPLFLSSKQAYPGWTRQFAPVSWPDVFARVLPATYSFSSPALFVGTGTLLLVAALPFHRAVPPATRLGWAGLTAAVLLSFQWTPTHLAWHVFATPNGSPYRQTFVLAGVAVIAAWTGLATAGLPGPRALAGGAAVLAAAAVAASGSTLATTWGFALFCGGLALAAAAWWCLRHRRLVLPAAGVLALVLVGQAAATTAFGHKGKLGGLDDYPSWGAAHTARAEALAGAEGWPAYRTDPSRPALSGNDPLLLGGEGGAYYSSHTPDVFTRTMVALGAGWTSRGRNVQSIDNPVTDAVFAVGARLRPDGTIGRAQVPPLITIRPPGPTPSYADGDGPPFADQELLLGARVYEDPVSPGVCRAGTEAYLWAPEYNATARLADGPAFRLNGNSPRNRAALQPLGASRGASSALVFDAAAPPRWALSCLDRARLDPAVAALRATAPTSLRVGSSTVRATVPAGTTGTAVLSSPAIAGWTCNDRPATPYLGLVSVPVTPGTTTISCSFRPPGLLPGTAVAGTALLLLGAFLAAQRRRRPRSGRPDVPGTREADASAELAATGARAAGVSGPG; encoded by the coding sequence ATGTCGACACCGCACCGCTCGCCGCGCCGCCGGAGCCTGCACGGCTCGGCCCTCGCCGCCCTGATCACGGTGGTGGCCGTGTGCGCCGGGGACGCGGCCGCCCGCGTGTTCCCGTACGGGCACCGCCACCGCAGCATCAACGACCTCGGGAACCAGTTCGTCCCCTTCCACGCCCACCTGTGGGACCTCCTGCACGGGCGGGCGCAGGGCGGGCTGCTGCTCAACTGGCAGTCCGGCTACGGCACGAGCTTCCTGCCCGATTTCGGCACCTACCTCTCGAGCCCGTTCGCGGTGCTCGTCGGCCTGTTCCCGCGCGAGGACATCGACCTCGCCGTGTACGTGGTCACCGTGCTGAAGATGGCCGCCGCCGCGGCGGCGATGGCCTGGCTGCTGCGTACGCTGCGCCGCGGGCCCTGGTGGGCGGCGGGGCTGCTGGCGGCCTCGTACGCGCTGTGCGGCTGGTCGGTGATCGAGGCCTCGTACAACCCGATGTGGCTGGACGGGCTGATCGCGTTCCCGCTCCTGTGTCTGACGGGTGAATGGGCGCTGCGGGGGCGCCGGCCGGCGGTCGCCGTCCTCGTGGTGGCGGTGTGCTGGACGGCGAACTTCTACACGGCCTACATGGCGACGCTGGGCGCGGCGCTGGTGCTCCTGTTGCGGGTGGTGCTGACGCGCCAGGGGGTACGGGAGCGGCTGCGGGTGCTCGTCCGCGGGGCGGGGACGACCCTGCTGGGCATCGCGGTCTCCGCCCCGGTGCTGGTCCCCCTCTTCCTGAGCTCGAAGCAGGCGTACCCGGGGTGGACGCGGCAGTTCGCGCCGGTGTCCTGGCCGGACGTGTTCGCGCGGGTCCTGCCCGCCACGTACTCCTTCTCCTCGCCGGCGCTCTTCGTGGGTACGGGCACGCTGCTGCTGGTGGCGGCCCTGCCGTTCCACCGGGCGGTGCCGCCGGCCACCCGCCTGGGGTGGGCGGGGCTGACGGCGGCCGTCCTGCTCTCCTTCCAGTGGACGCCGACGCACCTGGCCTGGCACGTGTTCGCGACCCCGAACGGAAGCCCGTACCGGCAGACGTTCGTGCTGGCCGGGGTGGCCGTGATCGCCGCGTGGACCGGGCTCGCGACGGCCGGGCTGCCCGGGCCGCGGGCGCTGGCGGGCGGGGCGGCGGTGCTGGCCGCGGCGGCCGTGGCGGCGAGCGGCAGCACGCTGGCGACGACGTGGGGGTTCGCCCTGTTCTGCGGCGGGCTCGCGCTCGCGGCGGCGGCCTGGTGGTGCCTGCGCCACCGCAGGCTGGTCCTCCCGGCGGCCGGGGTGCTGGCGCTGGTGCTGGTCGGCCAGGCCGCCGCGACGACGGCGTTCGGGCACAAGGGCAAGTTGGGCGGCCTGGACGACTACCCCTCGTGGGGGGCGGCCCACACGGCGCGCGCCGAGGCCCTGGCCGGCGCCGAGGGCTGGCCGGCGTACCGCACGGACCCGAGCCGGCCGGCGCTGTCGGGCAACGATCCGCTGCTGCTGGGCGGGGAGGGCGGCGCGTACTACAGCAGCCACACCCCCGACGTGTTCACGCGGACGATGGTGGCCCTCGGGGCGGGCTGGACCTCGCGCGGGCGCAACGTGCAGAGCATCGACAACCCGGTGACGGACGCCGTCTTCGCCGTCGGCGCCCGCCTGCGGCCGGACGGCACGATCGGCCGCGCCCAGGTGCCCCCTCTGATCACGATCCGTCCGCCGGGGCCCACGCCGTCGTACGCCGACGGCGACGGGCCGCCCTTCGCCGACCAGGAACTCCTGCTGGGCGCCCGGGTGTACGAGGACCCCGTCTCCCCCGGGGTGTGCCGCGCGGGCACGGAGGCCTACCTGTGGGCCCCGGAGTACAACGCGACGGCCCGCCTCGCGGACGGCCCCGCCTTCCGGCTGAACGGCAACTCCCCCCGCAACCGGGCGGCCCTCCAGCCGCTGGGCGCCTCCCGGGGGGCCTCTTCGGCGCTGGTCTTCGACGCTGCCGCGCCCCCGCGCTGGGCCCTGTCCTGCCTGGACCGCGCCCGCCTGGACCCGGCGGTGGCCGCGCTCCGCGCGACGGCGCCGACGTCCCTGCGGGTCGGCTCGTCGACCGTGCGCGCCACCGTCCCGGCGGGCACCACGGGCACGGCGGTCCTCTCGTCCCCGGCGATCGCGGGCTGGACCTGCAACGACCGCCCGGCGACGCCGTACCTGGGCCTGGTCTCCGTCCCGGTGACCCCGGGCACCACCACGATCAGCTGCTCGTTCCGCCCCCCGGGGCTCCTCCCGGGCACGGCCGTCGCGGGAACGGCCCTCCTGCTGCTGGGCGCGTTCCTCGCGGCGCAGCGGCGCCGCAGGCCCCGGAGCGGCCGACCGGACGTGCCGGGCACCCGGGAGGCCGACGCCTCCGCGGAGCTCGCCGCGACCGGGGCCCGGGCCGCGGGCGTCAGCGGACCTGGCTGA